One window of the Spea bombifrons isolate aSpeBom1 chromosome 8, aSpeBom1.2.pri, whole genome shotgun sequence genome contains the following:
- the NELFE gene encoding negative elongation factor E, producing the protein MVLLSSTLTEEEESLQRKYAKLKKKKKALLALKKQASTNQTSQAGIKRSLSDQPTVDTATATEQAKMLVKMGAISAIKSGTKNSGFKRSRTLEGKLKDPDKCPAPSFQPFQRSVSVDEEQAEGSKRSQRKSLYESFVSSSDRMRDPEREPEERDSERDSRRGGEREPYDRERGRERERDRERDRERDRDRERDRERDRSDRDRDRDRERDRERDREGHQRRSDSFPEPRTPRKGNTVYVRGTGLTQTMLQDAFSKFGNIIDLATDAPKNCAFITFEKMECADQAVQELNNGVIKEVAVEVSIARKQPMLDAAIGNSVWGSLAIQNSVKGSHRDKRTHVNYSDDYFSGSGAGGGKSTG; encoded by the exons ATGGTCTTGCTGTCTTCCACCCTCACAGAGGAAGAGGAGTCTCTGCAGCGGAAATATGCGAAGCTGAAGAAGAAG AAAAAGGCTCTTCTTGCTCTGAAGAAGCAAGCGTCCACTAACCAGACAAGTCAGGCTGGGATCAAGAGAT cCCTCTCCGACCAGCCGACTGTGGACACAGCAACAGCTACGGAACAGGCGAAGATGTTGGTGAAGATGGGTGCAATAAGCGCAATAAAATCAGGGACCAAGAATAGCGGCTTCAAACGTTCCAGAACCCTGGAGGGAAAACTAAAG GATCCAGATAAGTGCCCCGCACCCAGCTTCCAGCCCTTCCAGCGTAGTGTATCCGTGGATGAGGAGCAGGCAGAG GGTTCTAAGCGCTCTCAGAGGAAGTCTCTGTACGAGAG CTTTGTCAGCTCCAGTGACCGAATGAGAGACCCCGAGAGAGAGCCCGAGGAGCGAGACAGCGAAAGAGATTCTCgacggggaggagagagggagccTTATGACAGAGAACGCGGGAGAGAGCGGGAGCGCGACAGGGAGAGGGACCGAGAACGAGATCGTGACAGGGAGAGGGACCGAGAGCGAGATCGTAGTGATAGAGACCGGGATCGGGacagagaaagagacagagagcgAGACAGAGAAGGCCACCAAAGGC GGTCGGATTCTTTCCCCGAACCCCGGACCCCTAGAAAGGGTAACACGGTCTATGTCCGTGGCACGGGCTTGACGCAGACAATGCTACAGGACGCCTTCTCCAAATTCGGGAACATTATCGATCTTGCTACGGATGCTCCAAAGAA TTGTGCGTTTATCACGTTTGAGAAGATGGAGTGTGCAGATCAGGCTGTTCAGGAG CTCAATAACGGCGTGATAAAGGAGGTCGCTGTGGAAGTCAGCATCGCCAGGAAGCAGCCCATGCTGGATGCAGCCATTGGGAATTCTGTCTGGGGCTCATTGG CCATCCAAAACAGCGTGAAGGGGTCTCACAGAGATAAGAGGACCCATGTTAACTATTCGGATGATTACTTCTCCGGATCAGGAGCTGGGGGAGGCAAGAGCACGGGGTGA
- the SKIC2 gene encoding SKI2 subunit of superkiller complex protein gives MSKPDLSPGDPLDLPLSILEVGLAGRVELITERPEPSGSSFPLSTIPHGLPPYDVDLSFEVVQKYLTDPDWLSIHDFDRSPRSWPRMKDVHSLFHMDVTAPHMDLTVERNAATGELCGINEVLVGHAGISAQNSLSLRRPPGPPSQSVKGSTSNFPFWPGGMDEPTLEQMKAVSDEDEALDFEKDLLTIPPGWKQGMNFKQTDIGRAAGALPLTSLLGALDDFTLGDSSEDEEGGEGRDLAGKGATKEALQRTDSLEELGVTTVSPPLPPPPTSPPPDVASEQWAVALNSNDPVADFYKRIPDLAYKHPFELDPFQKKAVLCLEAGSSVFIAAHTSAGKTVVAEYAIALSLKHMTRTIYTSPIKALSNQKFRDFKITFKDVGLITGDVQLYTGASCLIMTTEILRSMLYNGSDVIRDLEWVIFDEVHYINDVERGVVWEEVLIMLPDHVNIILLSATVPNTQEFADWIGRIKKKKIYVISTTRRPVPLEHYLYTGNSQKTQNQFFLLQDASGTFQTKGYYAAVEAKKERSSKYSQTFGAKHPHGGGAGHDKGTWLSLVQSLRQRDALPVVVFTFSRSRCEQNASALSTVDMCTSAERSEVQTYYTKCLSRLHGGDRKLPQVLHMLDLLKRGIGIHHSGILPILKEVVEMLFSRGLVKILFATETFAMGVNMPARTVVFDSIRKHDGSNFRDLTPGEYIQMAGRAGRRGLDNTGMVIILCKSSVPEMSDLHKMMMGKPTQLHSQFRLTYSMILNLLRVEALRVEDMMKRSFAESRTQRDSKAHEQQIKVLTKTLAGMGEIECTGDLGDLQDYFVTVQELTYTREILQKRVAESINGMKCLSVGRIIIISTDYHPWVPGVILQVSSDASNRIYTTLVLCEKKRGEGVNTQERGKGEKKAPTPDDLLMGKVFRPEGPCDHMLLKLHASDIIYVTGKTLRVHADKVLDDVIRGQTPRYRNDPPGPAVSGVTQELSRLADLPSGSLSTLCPVNDLQLKDLEVVEAVSRARRLEGALRGFSCANSPRFNKQYLLLEQRANLMNELDRLRFLTSDQSLSLLPEYQQRVNVLRTLQYIDDGGAVQLKGRVACEVSSHELLVTELVLDGALSPLAPEEIAALLSCLVFQHKTQCEPRLTEILKEGVEKVRSLAERLAVVQRECGLRESVEDFVAQYKFGLTEVVYEWARGMPFAEIMALTDIQEGLIVRCIQRLDEACRDVRSAARLVGDATLCAKMDAASQLIKRDIIFAASLYTQ, from the exons ATGAGTAAACCGG ATCTGTCCCCCGGGGATCCGCTGGATCTCCCGCTCTCCATCCTCGAAGTCGGTCTTGCTGGGAGAGTGGAGCTAATTACGGAGCGCCCCGAGCCAAGCGGGTCTTCCTTTCCTTTGTCCACG ATCCCTCATGGGTTACCACCATATGACGTGGACCTGTCTTTCGAAGTCGTGCAGAAGTATCTCACCGACCCGGACTGGCTTTCCATTCATGATTTCGACAGGAGCCCGAG GTCCTGGCCACGGATGAAGGAcgttcactctctctttcacatGGATGTTACTGCCCCGCATATGGACCTCACGGTGGAACGTAACGCCGCCACGGGAGAACTGTGTGGGATCAATGAG GTCTTGGTGGGCCACGCTGGGATCTCAGCTCagaattctctctctcttcggCGCCCTCCTGGCCCTCCTTCGCAGTCTGTCAAAGGAAGCACCTCCAATTTCCCCTTCTGGCCTG GAGGCATGGATGAGCCCACTCTGGAACAGATGAAGGCCGTAAGCGATGAAGATGAAGCCTTAGACTTTGAAAAAG ATCTTTTAACCATTCCACCTGGATGGAAACAAGGAATGAACTTCAAACAGACAG ATATTGGGCGAGCCGCAGGGGCCCTTCCTCTTACCAGCCTTCTGGGGGCCCTGGATGATTTCACTTTGGGTGACTCTAGCGAGGACGAGGAAGGAGGTGAAGGACGGGACTTGGCTGGCAAAGGAGCAACAAAGGAGGCGCTGCAGAGGACAGACAGCCTGGAGGAGCTGGGAGTGACG ACCGTctctcctccgctgccgcctcCTCCAACGTCCCCTCCACCAGATGTCGCTAGTGAGCAGTGGGCCGTCGCTCTTAACAGTAACGATCCAGTGGCGGATTTCTATAAACGCATCCCTGATTTGGCCTATAAG CACCCGTTCGAGCTGGACCCCTTTCAGAAGAAGGCCgttctgtgtttggaagccGGCTCCTCCGTGTTCATCGCTGCTCATACATCAGCTGGCAAGACCGTGGTGGCAGAATATGCTATAGCGCTATCTCTAAAACACATGACCAG GACTATTTACACATCGCCCATCAAAGCTTTGTCCAACCAGAAGTTTCGGGATTTCAAGATAACTTTCAAGGATGTTGGACTGATCACGGGGGACGTGCAGCTGTATACAGGGGCATCGTGTCTCATCATGACCACCGAGATTCTCCG TTCCATGCTGTATAACGGCTCTGATGTCATTCGGGATCTGGAGTGGGTTATCTTTGACGAGGTTCATTACATTAATGATGTGGAG AGAGGAGTTGTGTGGGAAGAGGTCCTGATTATGTTACCCGATCACGTAAACATCATTCTGCTGAGTGCCACCGTCCCCAACACCCAGGAGTTCGCAGACTGGATAGG GAggattaagaagaagaaaatttaCGTCATCAGTACGACCAGGAGGCCTGTCCCGCTGGAGCATTATCTGTACACCGGGAACAGCCAGAAGACGCAGAATCAGTTCTTCCTGTTGCAAGATGCTTCTGGAACGTTTCAGACCAAAGG ATACTACGCAGCGGTTGAAGCAAAGAAAGAGCGATCGTCTAAATACTCCCAGACCTTCGGGGCAAAGCACCCGCATGGCGGAGGGGCCGGGCAT GACAAAGGCACGTGGCTGTCTCTGGTGCAGTCTCTCCGGCAGCGGGATGCCCTTCCGGTCGTGGTGTTCACCTTCTCGCGCTCTCGGTGCGAGCAGAACGCCTCGGCCCTCTCCACCGTGGACATGTGCACGTCAGCCGAGCGTAGTGAGGTCCAAACCTATTACACCAAGTGCCTGAGCCGACTCCACGGGGGCGACCGCAAACTGCCCCAG GTACTACACATGTTGGATCTGCTGAAGAGAGGAATCGGGATCCATCACAGCGGGATCCTCCCCATCCTGAAGGAGGTGGTTGAGATGCTCTTCAGCCGAGGACTTGTAAAG ATTCTGTTTGCCACAGAGACCTTTGCGATGGGGGTAAACATGCCGGCTCGCACTGTGGTGTTTGATTCCATCCGAAAACACGACGGCTCCAACTTCAGGGATCTGACGCCAG GAGAGTATATACAAATGGCTGGCCGCGCGGGCCGCAGAGGTCTGGATAATACGGGGATGGTGATAATACTGTGCAAATCAAGCGTGCCAGAAATGAGTGATCTGCACAAAATGATGATG GGGAAGCCCACCCAGCTGCACTCCCAGTTCCGCTTGACGTACTCCATGATCCTCAATCTTCTTCGAGTGGAAGCGCTGCGGGTTGAAGACATGATGAAGAGGAGTTTTGCTGAATCCAGGACCCAGCGGGACAGTAAG GCGCATGAGCAGCAGATAAAGGTTCTTACCAAGACACTGGCAGGCATGGGTGAGATTGAGTGCACAGGAGATCTTGGAGACCTCCAGGACTACTTTGTGACTGTCCAGGAACTGACATATACCAGAGAAATCCTGCAG aAAAGGGTTGCGGAGTCCATCAATGGAATGAAATGCCTGAGCGTGGGTCGCATCATCATCATTAGTACCGACTACCACCCTTGGGTGCCCGGAGTGATCCTTCAG GTGTCCTCAGATGCCTCAAACAGAATCTACACTACGTTGGTGCTGTGTGAGAAGAAGCGAGGCGAGGGAGTAAATACACAGGAAagagggaaaggagagaagaaagcACCGACCCCCGATGACCTACTAATGGGCAAAGTGTTCCGGCCCGAGG GCCCCTGTGACCACATGCTCCTCAAACTCCATGCCTCTGACATCATATATGTGACTGGGAAAACCTTGCGAGTCCATGCTGACAAAGTacttgatgatgtcatcagggGTCAGACTCCTCGCTACAG GAATGATCCTCCAGGCCCTGCGGTCTCTGGAGTGACTCAGGAGCTCTCACGACTCGCGGATCTGCCTTCGGGATCGTTGTCCACCCTCTGCCCGGTCAATGACCTTCAGTTGAAAGACCTGGAAGTGGTGGAGGCAGTTAGCAGGGCAAGAAGACTCGAAGGCGCTTTGAGGGGGTTCAGCTGCGCCAACAGTCCCAGATTTAATAAACAG TATCTCCTTCTGGAGCAGCGAGCAAATCTAATGAATGAACTGGACCGACTCCGATTCCTGACCTCCGACCAGTCGCTGAGCCTCTTGCCAGAGTACCAGCAGAGAGTCAAC GTCCTGCGCACCCTCCAGTACATAGACGATGGAGGCGCAGTGCAGCTGAAAGGCAGGGTGGCCTGCGAAGTCAGCAGCCATGAACTTCTGGTAACCGAGCTGGTCCTGGATGGAGCTCTGTCTCCCCTGGCGCCCGAGGAGATCGCGGCCCTTCTATCGTGCCTCGTCTTCCAGCACAAGACGCAATGCGAGCCGCGGCTTACAGAGATCCTCAAGGAG GGGGTGGAGAAAGTGCGTTCGCTGGCCGAGCGGCTGGCCGTGGTGCAGAGGGAGTGCGGTCTCAGGGAGTCCGTAGAAGACTTTGTGGCTCAGTACAAGTTCGGTCTAACGGAGGTTGTGTACGAATGGGCGCGCGGCATG CCCTTCGCGGAGATCATGGCGCTGACGGACATCCAGGAAGGCCTGATCGTGCGTTGCATTCAGCGGCTGGACGAAGCCTGCCGAGACGTCCGCTCTGCTGCGCGTCTGGTGGGAGACGCCACCCTCTGCGCCAAGATGGACGCGGCCTCGCAGCTCATCAAGAGAGACATCATATTTGCTGCCAGCCTGTACACGCAGTGA